A region from the Methylocella sp. genome encodes:
- a CDS encoding helix-turn-helix transcriptional regulator, whose amino-acid sequence MNALRKFRVEAGLSLKQLADSCQSTSATLSRVERGRQTPSFDLLERIMGATGGAVTPNDFLSTKARARDTALAP is encoded by the coding sequence ATGAACGCTCTTAGAAAATTCCGGGTCGAAGCGGGCCTATCCCTCAAGCAGCTCGCGGATTCGTGTCAATCGACCAGCGCAACATTGAGCCGTGTCGAGAGGGGGCGGCAAACGCCTTCGTTCGATTTGCTGGAGCGTATCATGGGCGCTACAGGCGGCGCTGTTACGCCAAACGATTTCCTTTCCACTAAGGCGCGGGCTCGCGACACGGCCCTGGCGCCATGA
- a CDS encoding IS3 family transposase (programmed frameshift): protein MPRKRHKAEEIVAKLRQVEVLSAQGRPVAEAIRSIGVTEVTYYRWRSEYGGLKGDQVKRLKELEAENTRLRRAVSDLTLEKLILKEAAFGKLLSSARRRACVEHVIAEHGVSERFACRVLGQHRSTQRKVPTKPDDEAALIADITALAIQYGRYGYRRITAMLWERGWKVNVKRVERIWRREGLKVPARQPKRGRLWLNDGSCVRLRPQCPNHVWSYDFVEDRTHDGRKYRMLNIIDEFTRECIAIRINRQLKAADVIDVLSDLFILRGVPIHIRSDNGPEFIAKALRDWIAAVGAKTAYIMPGSPWENGYCESFNSKLRDELLNGEIFYTLKEAKVVIERWRRHYNTVRPHSSLGYKPPAPETLQWPASQSGPASPATPAIAPGPTMH, encoded by the exons ATGCCGAGGAAAAGACACAAGGCGGAAGAGATCGTCGCGAAGCTACGGCAAGTCGAAGTGCTTAGCGCGCAAGGGCGACCGGTCGCGGAGGCGATCCGCTCGATAGGGGTGACGGAAGTTACATACTATCGATGGCGGTCGGAATACGGCGGCCTGAAGGGCGATCAGGTGAAGCGGCTGAAGGAGCTGGAGGCGGAGAATACGCGGCTCCGTCGAGCGGTGTCCGATTTGACGCTTGAGAAGCTGATCCTGAAAGAGGCTGCCT TCGGGAAACTTCTGAGCTCCGCGCGTCGTCGCGCCTGCGTGGAGCATGTGATCGCCGAACATGGCGTTTCCGAGCGGTTCGCTTGCCGGGTTCTCGGTCAGCATCGCTCCACGCAGCGCAAGGTTCCGACCAAGCCCGATGACGAAGCGGCATTGATCGCCGACATCACGGCGCTCGCCATCCAGTACGGCCGCTATGGCTACCGCCGCATCACGGCGATGTTGTGGGAGCGAGGCTGGAAGGTCAACGTCAAACGGGTCGAGCGGATCTGGCGACGCGAGGGGCTGAAAGTTCCGGCCAGACAACCCAAGCGCGGGCGTCTCTGGCTCAATGACGGCTCGTGCGTCCGGCTGCGCCCGCAATGCCCCAACCACGTCTGGTCCTATGACTTCGTCGAGGACCGCACTCATGATGGCAGGAAATATCGCATGCTGAATATCATCGACGAATTTACCCGCGAATGCATCGCGATCAGGATTAACCGGCAGCTGAAGGCAGCGGACGTCATCGACGTTCTCTCGGACCTCTTCATCTTGCGAGGGGTTCCGATCCACATTCGTTCCGACAACGGCCCGGAGTTCATCGCCAAGGCGTTGCGTGACTGGATTGCCGCCGTCGGCGCGAAGACCGCCTACATCATGCCGGGCAGTCCCTGGGAGAACGGCTATTGCGAGAGCTTCAACTCGAAGCTGCGCGACGAGCTTTTGAATGGTGAAATCTTCTACACTCTCAAGGAGGCGAAGGTCGTCATTGAGCGATGGCGACGCCACTACAACACCGTGCGCCCGCACTCATCGCTGGGCTACAAGCCGCCAGCCCCGGAGACCCTGCAATGGCCGGCTTCGCAATCCGGACCAGCTTCGCCCGCCACGCCAGCAATAGCGCCAGGGCCGACAATGCACTAA
- a CDS encoding right-handed parallel beta-helix repeat-containing protein, translated as MLNRHDRRNAWIKPWLVGALVVSAAVFTEADTATAAHSRRPPAPPTSTPPTSVPPTTAPGGGATTAGPAPAAANCAVYQNSGPVIVKSDNQLIQNMTITSSNGPGINTNGHSGVKIQNVIIHHTGGPGILVDGSKSVTVSGADIIFDGAPSAGPNPSSYDSTNIHCISSSALTVTNTRLTRGASGIYLEQCTGSSLSFIEGHDQRGPAPRGQLVQWNASNNGSLTDFSNVASLSTSWTEDNVNIYHSTGITMARGLVDTNNSPSGDGVLVDEQSGNVTVTDVDAIHQGNGCFGVWGGGGHDVTFTNTRCRDNYCKLPRGTPSSGSLAWAIDPTSKKGNLKIATSTYTNLCNPDNVVWDDSILSLEQLTHSNFTPRAPIAVQLCQ; from the coding sequence ATGTTAAACAGGCACGACCGTAGGAATGCGTGGATCAAGCCTTGGCTTGTCGGCGCGTTGGTCGTCAGCGCGGCCGTCTTCACCGAAGCTGATACAGCAACCGCGGCCCATTCTCGAAGGCCGCCGGCCCCACCAACTTCCACCCCGCCAACTTCTGTCCCGCCAACCACGGCCCCGGGCGGCGGCGCGACTACGGCCGGCCCCGCCCCCGCGGCGGCGAATTGCGCGGTTTATCAGAATTCCGGTCCCGTGATTGTCAAGAGCGACAATCAGCTCATTCAAAATATGACGATTACATCCAGCAATGGCCCGGGCATCAATACCAATGGCCACAGCGGCGTGAAAATCCAAAATGTCATCATTCATCATACTGGCGGACCGGGCATTCTCGTAGATGGATCCAAGTCCGTTACGGTGTCTGGCGCCGACATCATCTTCGATGGCGCGCCCTCAGCCGGGCCAAATCCATCGAGTTATGATAGCACCAATATTCATTGCATTAGCTCCTCCGCACTGACCGTCACGAACACGCGACTAACGCGCGGCGCTTCCGGAATCTATTTGGAGCAATGCACGGGCTCCTCGCTATCTTTCATCGAAGGTCACGATCAACGGGGTCCAGCGCCGCGAGGTCAGTTAGTGCAGTGGAACGCGTCTAACAACGGGTCTCTCACGGACTTCTCCAATGTCGCTTCGCTGTCGACGTCTTGGACTGAAGACAATGTCAATATCTATCACTCTACCGGAATCACCATGGCAAGGGGTTTGGTTGACACCAATAATTCGCCGTCCGGCGATGGCGTTCTAGTGGATGAGCAGAGCGGCAATGTCACCGTGACGGACGTGGATGCAATCCATCAGGGCAATGGTTGCTTTGGGGTGTGGGGAGGTGGCGGGCACGACGTAACCTTCACTAACACGAGGTGTCGGGACAATTATTGCAAACTGCCCCGCGGAACTCCTAGCTCCGGTAGCCTCGCCTGGGCGATCGATCCCACTTCAAAAAAGGGGAATCTCAAAATCGCGACGTCTACCTATACGAACCTGTGCAACCCGGACAACGTCGTATGGGACGATTCCATACTGTCTTTGGAACAGCTGACCCATAGCAATTTCACGCCGCGCGCGCCCATTGCCGTTCAATTGTGCCAATAA
- the ssb gene encoding single-stranded DNA-binding protein, with protein sequence MSGVNKVILVGRLGRDPEVRRTNAGGAVVTFSIATSDTWRDKVSGERKERVEWHNIVIFNENLGKVAESYLKKGSQAYVEGKLRTRSYTDKDGGERRTTEVVLEQFGGQLALLDKGERTGPSADSYGTVSDRPARPAQQHDDPRMAMGDRPTRTADIIDDDIPF encoded by the coding sequence ATGAGCGGCGTTAACAAAGTCATTCTCGTCGGACGTCTTGGTCGCGATCCCGAGGTTCGGCGCACCAACGCCGGCGGCGCGGTCGTCACCTTCTCGATAGCGACCTCGGACACCTGGCGCGACAAGGTCAGCGGCGAGCGCAAAGAGCGCGTGGAATGGCACAACATCGTCATCTTCAACGAGAATCTTGGCAAGGTCGCCGAGAGCTATCTGAAGAAAGGCTCGCAGGCCTATGTCGAGGGCAAGCTGCGCACGCGATCCTATACCGACAAGGATGGGGGCGAGCGCCGGACCACGGAGGTCGTGCTCGAGCAGTTCGGCGGCCAGCTCGCGCTGCTGGACAAGGGCGAAAGAACCGGCCCGTCGGCCGACAGCTATGGCACGGTCAGCGACAGGCCGGCGCGGCCCGCGCAGCAGCACGATGATCCGCGCATGGCCATGGGCGATCGTCCGACGCGCACCGCCGACATTATCGACGACGACATTCCGTTTTGA
- a CDS encoding Hint domain-containing protein produces MKGTRIRTVEGERSVEDLAIGDILPTALGAPRPIQWIGYSRYRKSAPGKPWARDVRPVRIKRSALGANIPSADLYVTQTHALFIDGMLVSADRLINGVTIDLYSADEHDELEFFHIKLESHDVIYAEGAPCETLLNVSENANNFASYLRLYGPPAASELACAPISFRGRRGELTARLRNLMSPWREPEKLDIIRDRLAERATSLSMESAE; encoded by the coding sequence ATGAAGGGCACGAGAATTCGCACCGTTGAAGGCGAACGGAGCGTCGAAGATTTGGCCATCGGAGACATTCTGCCGACTGCTCTGGGAGCGCCGCGCCCGATTCAATGGATCGGATATTCGCGATATAGAAAAAGCGCTCCCGGCAAGCCGTGGGCGAGGGACGTCAGACCCGTACGAATCAAGCGTTCGGCTTTGGGAGCGAATATCCCTTCCGCCGATTTGTATGTGACGCAGACCCACGCACTGTTCATTGATGGGATGCTCGTCTCGGCTGACAGGCTGATCAACGGCGTGACGATTGACCTCTACAGCGCCGACGAACATGACGAGCTTGAATTTTTCCACATCAAGCTCGAATCGCACGATGTGATTTATGCAGAAGGCGCTCCCTGCGAAACCTTGTTGAATGTCAGCGAGAACGCCAATAACTTCGCAAGTTACCTCCGCTTATATGGGCCGCCGGCTGCGAGCGAGCTCGCCTGCGCACCGATTTCGTTCCGCGGACGACGCGGCGAATTGACTGCGCGACTCCGCAACTTGATGTCTCCGTGGCGCGAGCCGGAGAAACTCGATATCATTCGCGACCGTTTGGCGGAACGTGCAACCTCGCTTTCAATGGAAAGCGCGGAGTGA
- a CDS encoding helix-turn-helix domain-containing protein yields the protein MSETDDGFVHDGHLLTAKQAAQILCISPRMLQEHVKDGTLPRIAIGRGELRKHYAYDPADIEAFKRARKEFGGRQCPSTKGKARRSTASTSNLEVFDFQALRKQLLSEKQKQ from the coding sequence ATGAGTGAAACTGACGATGGCTTCGTCCATGACGGCCATCTGCTCACCGCCAAACAAGCGGCGCAAATTCTTTGCATTTCGCCGCGGATGTTGCAGGAGCATGTAAAGGATGGCACGCTGCCGCGCATTGCCATAGGGCGTGGGGAGCTGCGCAAGCATTATGCCTATGACCCCGCCGATATTGAAGCGTTCAAGCGAGCGCGTAAAGAATTTGGGGGTAGACAATGTCCGTCTACAAAAGGGAAGGCTCGCCGTTCTACAGCTTCGACTTCCAATTTAGAGGTATTCGATTTTCAGGCTTTACGAAAGCAACTTCTAAGCGAGAAGCAGAAGCAGTAG
- a CDS encoding IS5 family transposase, giving the protein MERCAQGLRAAQDALQSLHPLEPARRLRPHIRRARWRRSKARAHHDRRHASEGASHSGEPAQKGALPRRIGRTKGGLNSKLHVVCDGAGKPLVMLLSEGQMSDHKGARLMLKALPPASMLIADRGYDSNWFRAALKARGVEPCIPPTRSRKLPIAYDKTLYRQRHKIENMFAKLKDWRRIATRYDRCAHTFFSAICIAAAVLFYLNQ; this is encoded by the coding sequence ATGGAAAGATGCGCCCAAGGATTACGGGCCGCACAAGACGCTTTACAATCGCTTCATCCGCTGGAGCCGGCTCGGCGTCTTCGACCGCATATTCGCCGCGCTCGCTGGCGAAGGTCCAAAGCCCGAGCGCATCATGATCGACGCCACGCATCTGAAGGCGCATCGCACAGCGGCGAGCCTGCTCAAAAAGGGGCTCTTCCCCGCCGTATCGGGCGCACGAAAGGCGGACTGAACTCGAAGCTCCACGTCGTTTGCGACGGCGCCGGCAAGCCCCTCGTCATGTTGCTCTCGGAGGGCCAGATGAGCGACCACAAGGGCGCGCGGCTGATGCTCAAGGCTTTACCGCCCGCTTCAATGTTGATCGCCGACAGGGGCTACGACAGCAACTGGTTCCGCGCCGCGCTGAAGGCCAGGGGCGTCGAGCCCTGCATCCCGCCAACCAGAAGCCGCAAGCTTCCCATTGCCTATGACAAGACGCTCTACCGCCAGCGTCACAAAATCGAGAACATGTTCGCCAAGCTCAAGGACTGGCGGCGCATCGCAACCCGCTATGATCGATGCGCCCACACCTTCTTCTCCGCCATCTGCATCGCAGCCGCCGTCCTCTTCTATCTCAATCAATGA
- a CDS encoding integration host factor subunit alpha, producing MVDALTQLEARTITRVDLAEAVYRCVGLSRKESAALVQMVLNELADTLAEGETVKLSSFGSFVVRAKSERIGRNPKTGIEVPITQRRVMVFKPSSVLKARVNGQTIAEGDD from the coding sequence ATGGTTGACGCCTTGACGCAGCTGGAAGCGCGGACGATCACGCGGGTCGATCTGGCTGAAGCGGTGTACCGTTGCGTCGGTCTATCCCGCAAGGAATCCGCAGCCTTGGTGCAAATGGTCCTGAATGAGCTTGCCGACACTTTGGCGGAAGGGGAAACCGTCAAATTGTCTTCATTCGGGTCGTTCGTCGTGCGCGCAAAATCCGAAAGGATCGGACGCAATCCGAAGACCGGAATCGAAGTCCCGATCACTCAGCGGCGCGTGATGGTGTTCAAACCCTCGAGCGTGCTCAAGGCGCGGGTCAACGGACAAACGATCGCAGAGGGAGACGATTAA
- a CDS encoding beta-ketoacyl-ACP synthase III — protein MASNGSFAVTHALSGKLRSVVVGLGSYLPKRIVSNADLEKSLDTTDEWIVQRTGIRQRHVAGEDEPTSRLGFYAAQAALTDAGLTAADIDLVIVATSTPDYTFPAVATQIQAALGMIHGAAFDIQAVCSGFVFAVSTADKFLQSGSHRRALVIGAETFSRLLDWQDRTTCVLFGDGAAAIVLEAQPSAGTAKDRGVLTSHLRSDGRHREKLYVDGGPSTTKTTGHLRMAGREVFRHAVGMVTDVVSEAFAATGTTAAELDWFVPHQANRRIIDASAEKLGIAPGKVVVTVDLHGNTSAASIPLALAAARDDGRIKQGDLVMIEAMGGGFTWASALIRW, from the coding sequence ATGGCTTCGAATGGATCATTTGCCGTGACACATGCTCTCTCGGGCAAGCTGCGCTCTGTCGTTGTTGGCCTTGGCTCCTATCTTCCCAAGCGGATCGTCAGCAATGCCGATCTCGAAAAATCGCTCGACACGACTGACGAGTGGATCGTGCAAAGAACCGGCATCAGGCAACGCCATGTCGCCGGCGAAGACGAGCCGACATCGAGGCTCGGTTTCTACGCTGCGCAAGCAGCTCTGACTGACGCCGGCTTGACCGCGGCGGATATCGATCTTGTGATCGTTGCGACCTCGACGCCTGACTATACGTTTCCCGCCGTCGCCACCCAGATTCAGGCGGCGCTGGGCATGATCCATGGGGCTGCCTTCGACATCCAGGCCGTATGCTCGGGTTTTGTTTTCGCGGTTTCTACGGCCGACAAATTTTTGCAGTCGGGCTCGCATCGGCGCGCCTTGGTGATCGGCGCCGAAACGTTTTCAAGGCTGTTGGATTGGCAAGACCGCACGACATGCGTTCTCTTCGGCGATGGAGCGGCGGCGATCGTGCTTGAGGCCCAACCATCCGCGGGAACCGCCAAGGATCGTGGCGTGCTGACGTCGCATTTGCGCTCCGATGGACGGCATCGGGAAAAGCTATACGTCGATGGAGGACCATCAACGACGAAAACCACCGGTCATTTGCGCATGGCCGGCAGGGAAGTTTTTCGCCATGCCGTCGGGATGGTCACGGATGTCGTCAGTGAAGCTTTTGCCGCCACCGGAACAACCGCCGCCGAGTTGGATTGGTTCGTGCCGCATCAGGCCAACCGGCGCATCATCGACGCCTCAGCCGAAAAGCTTGGCATCGCTCCCGGCAAAGTGGTGGTTACCGTCGATCTGCATGGCAACACGTCCGCCGCCTCGATTCCCCTCGCTTTGGCGGCGGCGCGCGACGATGGTCGGATCAAGCAAGGCGATCTTGTGATGATCGAGGCTATGGGAGGTGGTTTCACGTGGGCGTCGGCGCTGATCCGCTGGTAA
- a CDS encoding tyrosine-type recombinase/integrase: MPLDQISNDDVAKLVSWRRSQTVKGRTKKRGKEKPRLIAPATVNRSTIEPLQKMFTRASKVWRVVLRDAPDWGQHLLREPTERVREVRGNEEGAIQSAVRSDYLPLISFARAAGLRQAECLLKKDDIDLLAGRIRTIGKGKKPIDHPITSEMRAILMAEMANPTEYVFTYAAARARKKHPAHERGQRMPITASGLKTLWRRAKHRRSGPSVPADLRFHDLRHDFATKLLRETKNLKLVQKALHHSKIETTTKYAHVLDDEVLEGMEAAGRKRTGKPEA; this comes from the coding sequence ATGCCGCTTGATCAGATTTCGAATGATGATGTCGCAAAATTAGTCTCTTGGCGGCGCTCGCAAACCGTGAAGGGTCGCACGAAGAAGCGCGGGAAAGAGAAGCCGCGGCTGATTGCGCCGGCCACTGTCAACCGTTCGACCATTGAGCCACTACAAAAGATGTTCACTCGAGCGTCCAAAGTCTGGAGGGTCGTACTTCGAGACGCACCTGATTGGGGCCAGCATCTCCTCAGAGAGCCGACTGAACGCGTCCGGGAAGTTCGGGGCAACGAGGAAGGGGCTATTCAATCAGCGGTGCGCAGCGACTATCTGCCGCTCATTTCATTCGCTCGCGCGGCCGGTCTTAGGCAGGCGGAATGTCTTCTGAAGAAAGACGACATAGACCTGCTGGCCGGTCGAATTAGGACAATCGGCAAAGGCAAAAAGCCAATCGACCACCCGATCACTTCAGAGATGCGCGCGATTCTCATGGCAGAGATGGCGAATCCAACCGAGTACGTCTTTACGTATGCAGCGGCTCGCGCAAGGAAAAAACATCCCGCTCACGAGAGAGGCCAGCGAATGCCGATCACGGCTTCCGGCTTAAAGACTCTCTGGCGCCGGGCGAAGCATCGCCGATCTGGCCCGAGCGTACCAGCCGATCTTCGCTTCCATGATTTGAGACATGATTTCGCGACGAAACTTCTTCGCGAAACCAAAAACCTCAAGCTCGTTCAAAAGGCGCTGCATCATTCCAAAATCGAAACGACAACGAAATATGCGCACGTTTTGGATGATGAAGTCTTGGAAGGGATGGAAGCCGCCGGTCGGAAAAGAACGGGTAAGCCCGAAGCGTGA
- a CDS encoding ParB/RepB/Spo0J family partition protein has protein sequence MTAALQSSQNNGRQSLTVSLQAIVGVSELNPRFFDDREDIDGLAASLLASGQLQPLLVMTTDHPSRPANWVGDFYVVLDGQRRWRAMQLLADQNGGAAHYAVDVEVFAADEPSLREIALAANTMRRPLHPVEEYEAFVAMARAGFDEERIARDFGLGLRHVRQRLALGRLSPKILTAWREGKINADVAQAYTAGDAHAAQEAVFDQLSTGGHYPHQIRQKLRSDALPGQSKEAVYVGADAYIAAGGRIEENLFEEEIIFRDGTLLKRLAREKLLAAAEAIAEKEGWGFVVAGGDQPDGGYLVEDYEVDFLPAEEQRLEAIEDEENAVIAAHGPNHARINELWAERDGIETRALLRSIPQSQRATLGLVADLELDGTPMFGRGFEARLRTY, from the coding sequence ATGACCGCCGCCCTCCAAAGCTCACAAAATAACGGTCGCCAGTCATTGACCGTTTCGCTGCAGGCGATTGTCGGCGTTAGCGAACTAAACCCCCGCTTCTTCGATGATCGCGAGGACATCGACGGGCTCGCCGCCTCGTTGCTGGCGAGCGGACAATTGCAGCCGCTCCTCGTAATGACCACGGACCATCCGAGTCGTCCCGCCAATTGGGTCGGCGATTTTTACGTCGTTCTCGACGGGCAACGCCGCTGGCGCGCGATGCAGCTGCTCGCCGACCAGAATGGCGGCGCAGCGCACTATGCCGTTGACGTCGAGGTGTTTGCCGCCGACGAGCCTTCTCTTCGCGAGATCGCGCTGGCCGCGAATACAATGCGCCGGCCGCTGCACCCGGTCGAGGAATATGAGGCATTCGTGGCCATGGCTCGCGCCGGCTTCGACGAAGAGCGCATTGCGCGAGATTTTGGCCTCGGTCTCCGTCACGTCCGCCAGCGCCTGGCGCTGGGACGCTTGTCGCCCAAGATTTTGACCGCCTGGCGGGAAGGCAAGATCAACGCCGACGTGGCGCAGGCTTATACCGCCGGCGATGCGCACGCGGCGCAAGAGGCCGTCTTCGACCAGCTCAGCACAGGCGGTCACTATCCACATCAGATCCGGCAAAAGCTGCGTTCCGACGCGTTGCCGGGCCAATCGAAGGAAGCGGTCTATGTTGGCGCCGACGCCTATATCGCCGCCGGCGGCCGGATCGAGGAAAACCTTTTCGAGGAAGAAATCATTTTCCGCGACGGCACGCTGTTGAAGCGCCTCGCGCGCGAGAAGCTTTTGGCCGCGGCGGAGGCAATCGCGGAAAAAGAGGGCTGGGGCTTTGTCGTCGCCGGCGGCGATCAGCCCGACGGCGGTTATCTCGTCGAAGACTATGAGGTGGACTTCCTGCCGGCCGAGGAGCAACGGCTCGAAGCGATCGAGGATGAAGAAAACGCAGTCATCGCCGCCCATGGACCCAACCATGCTCGGATTAATGAATTATGGGCAGAGAGGGATGGCATTGAAACTCGCGCCCTGCTCCGCTCTATCCCCCAATCCCAACGCGCCACGCTCGGCCTCGTCGCTGACCTCGAGCTCGATGGAACCCCAATGTTCGGCAGGGGTTTCGAGGCTAGGCTCAGGACCTATTAA
- a CDS encoding MerR family transcriptional regulator — protein MDKSADAFRTISEVADELDLPQHVLRFWETRFPQIKPLKRAGGRRFYRPHDIEILRGIRRLLYGEGYTIKGVQRILKEQGARAVADPGFTPSSISSYAAQDLPISSIEERWDGDLIEQASETSAGPLFETRRPAMAGEAMLEIDKNAAAHIDAGPPWPTSLSMEDARRLNAALAELQECERILETLRRP, from the coding sequence ATGGATAAAAGCGCCGACGCATTTCGGACGATCAGCGAGGTTGCGGACGAACTCGATCTGCCGCAACACGTTCTGCGCTTTTGGGAGACGCGATTTCCGCAGATCAAACCGCTGAAGCGTGCAGGCGGGCGCCGTTTTTACCGTCCTCACGACATTGAAATTTTGCGCGGAATCAGGCGTCTTCTCTACGGCGAGGGCTATACCATCAAAGGCGTGCAGCGAATCTTGAAAGAGCAGGGCGCTCGGGCAGTCGCCGACCCCGGGTTCACGCCGTCTTCAATCTCCTCCTATGCGGCGCAAGATCTCCCCATTTCAAGCATTGAAGAACGGTGGGATGGTGATTTGATCGAGCAAGCGTCTGAGACTTCGGCCGGCCCATTGTTTGAAACGCGGCGTCCAGCGATGGCGGGAGAGGCGATGCTTGAAATCGACAAAAACGCGGCTGCGCACATCGATGCGGGTCCGCCATGGCCAACCAGTCTTTCGATGGAAGACGCTCGCAGGCTGAACGCCGCTTTGGCTGAGTTGCAGGAATGCGAACGCATTCTCGAGACGCTAAGACGCCCGTGA